Genomic segment of uncultured Desulfobacter sp.:
CCAGCCTTGAAACCGCCTTTGACGACCTGGCCGCCGACGAGGAGATCGAAAATGAACTCAATGCATTGAAATCCTCCCAATCCGGCACAATTAATGATACAAAATCCTGAGCCTGATTTCGACAACGCCAAAGGAGGGATATGAAAATCCTATTAGTGACAATCATCAGTGTCGGCGTGGCAATCCTTGCCCTGGTCATCCTGGGAATCATCATCATCGGCATTATCCGGGCGGCCAAAACCGGAGGGCTGTCAAAAAACGAGAAAGACGCCCGGGCAGAAGAGACAAGAATGATCCAGGACATCTACAATGCCCTGCCCAAAATGGAGGAACGGATTGAAGCCCTTGAAACCATACTCATCGAACGCGGACACTCAAATCATTAACAGCTGTTTCCAACACGTCTGAAAGGATAAAAAATGAGATACCACAAAAACCGTTACCACTGTGCAGGAGGCGGCATGAGGGGGCGGACAGAAAATGGGGGATTTCGTCAAAGGATGAACCGCCTGACCGCATCCGAAGGGTTTTACCGCTCCAGACGGGGCATCCTCTTCGGGGTTTGCCGGGGCCTGGCAGAACATTTCAACTTCTCGGTATTCTGGACCCGGGTGATTGTACTGGCCCTGTTTTTATTCACCGGATTCTGGCCGGTGGGCGTTCTCTATTTTGTTGCGGCACTTTTGCTTAACCCTGAGCCCGTCATTGCCCTGGAAAATGAAGATGACGAAGAATTTTATAATTCTTATACCCGGTCAAGATCTTCTGCTATCCAGCGAATTAAAAGAAAATTTGACAATATTGACCGTCGGATTCAGCGCATGGAGGATACGGTGACGTCAAAAGAATTTGATTTTAAATAAAAATAGTGTTAGGTCAGGTGCAGAACAATAAACGCATTGTTCTTTTCCTTTTTTTCGCCTGCCCGGCAACGGGCAGGCGTTTTTTTTATGCATAAAAGCCGACATGGAACGACCAGGCTTTCCAAAAAATCTTGTGGGAAGATTTTCATCGTGTTACTTTTTTAAAAATGCCGCAGCCCCGCCATTCTATAGCCCCATTCATTATTCGGGGTACGCCAGGCATCCGGAGGTGTTAACATTTGGCATTAGACGCTAAACTATAAGGAGAGAGAGCACCCATGTTTTCTTTTTCCCACAAACATGAGGATAGACAGCTGGAAAAACCTGTAAGCCCTACCAAGTACAATCGGACCTTATCCGGACAAAGCCGTGAAATAAATTTTGCCCTACAGCAACAACCCATAAATGCTGAACACGGCGTACCCAAATTTCTACTAGCAGAATCTCCACAACCGGCATATTCAGCAACGGAGCCAAAAGGCACAAAATCGGGCAATAGAATCCCACTCGCGCATACATTTGGCGGCGTTACCCGCCCGCCGACGGGTGCAAAGTTACGTGTGCCGCCCACAGCCGATATCCAGGCGATCCTGGCATCCGGTACTGTCGATGAGGCCATCGTGCATACCCGGGTCCGCCGACTGCTGGAGCGCATGAACCGGGAGGGGAGACTCAGCGGGGGGATGACCTACGCCAGTATCGACCCGGTGATGGACGAAATATTCCCGGCCTCGGGCGTCTTTGACCAGACAGCCTACGAAAGCTACATAAACCCCATAGACCGGACCATGGTGTACCACTCGGTCCGGGATGCAAGCACGACACCCCGGGCTGCCGACCAAGCCGACCTGAGAAACGCCATGTT
This window contains:
- a CDS encoding phage-shock protein; protein product: MKILLVTIISVGVAILALVILGIIIIGIIRAAKTGGLSKNEKDARAEETRMIQDIYNALPKMEERIEALETILIERGHSNH
- the pspC gene encoding envelope stress response membrane protein PspC, which codes for MRYHKNRYHCAGGGMRGRTENGGFRQRMNRLTASEGFYRSRRGILFGVCRGLAEHFNFSVFWTRVIVLALFLFTGFWPVGVLYFVAALLLNPEPVIALENEDDEEFYNSYTRSRSSAIQRIKRKFDNIDRRIQRMEDTVTSKEFDFK